In candidate division WOR-3 bacterium, the DNA window AAGTGTTGACCGAAGACCAAGTGAAAAGCAATTTTGATGGCCTCGTCACCGCGCTGCCGACAATAAAATTTGGTGGTGATAAAACTACCGGTAAAGGGCTTATGAGATTAAAAATTTGGGGGTAAAAGATGCCAGACGCACTTAGAAATTTAGAACATAAAAGAGCAGAATACGCATTAGAGTGTGTTAAAAGGATTAAAGGCACACAACATGCTAAACGCTATAAAACCTTAGCCCGCTCTTCAGGTTCTTTAATTCTTAAGTCTGGACTAATTCAAGCATTGATTTTTTATCTTTCAAAAGGTGAAGTTATTTTTGTTAAAGATATTCTTGAACATTGTGGTTTATCATTTGGCCGTAACGCGAATGCTGAAACTATCGCACAGAATTTGGTAAATCTTAATCAGGACAAAGTAATGC includes these proteins:
- the cmr5 gene encoding type III-B CRISPR module-associated protein Cmr5, translated to MPDALRNLEHKRAEYALECVKRIKGTQHAKRYKTLARSSGSLILKSGLIQALIFYLSKGEVIFVKDILEHCGLSFGRNANAETIAQNLVNLNQDKVMRITQEALQIIKWLKRFAEIMIEDKRETTQEETRTGA